From a region of the Nonlabens sp. Hel1_33_55 genome:
- the infA gene encoding translation initiation factor IF-1 yields MAKQSAIEQDGSIIEALSNAMFRVELENGHVVTAHISGKMRMHYIKLLPGDKVKLEMSPYDLTKARITYRY; encoded by the coding sequence ATGGCTAAACAATCAGCGATAGAACAAGATGGATCGATAATTGAAGCTTTATCAAACGCAATGTTTCGCGTTGAGCTTGAAAATGGTCATGTTGTTACAGCGCACATTTCAGGAAAGATGCGCATGCATTATATAAAATTACTTCCTGGAGATAAAGTTAAATTAGAAATGAGTCCTTACGATTTGACTAAGGCAAGGATTACTTATAGATATTGA
- the secY gene encoding preprotein translocase subunit SecY: protein MKLIDTIKNIWKIEELKDRILMTFSLLLVYRFGAQVVLPFIDSTKLAGFASNFEGGGIGSILNAFTGGAFANASVFALGIMPYISASIVVQLMGIAVPYLQKLQKEGESGRRKINQITRWLTIGICLVQAPSYLLSLGSLGVPPEAYLIDNQTLILVVGTIILVTGCVFAMWLGEKITDKGIGNGISLLIMVGIIATLPQAFAQEFVSRWEGVGGPFVIIIEIVIWLLVILACIMLVMAVRKIPVQYARRTASGGYEKNVFGSRQYIPLKLNASGVMPIIFAQALMFVPQALGQLESDWATSVATAFGDIFGFWYNLVFAVLIIVFTYFYTAITVPTNKMSDDLKRNGGFIPGIRPGTETSEYLDRIMSQITLPGSIFLALIAIVPAFVSLMGVTQSWALFYGGTSMLIMVGVAIDTMQQINSYLLNRHYDGLIKTGKNRKAVA from the coding sequence ATGAAGTTAATTGATACAATTAAAAATATCTGGAAGATTGAGGAACTGAAAGATCGTATTCTTATGACTTTCAGTTTACTGCTTGTGTACCGTTTTGGTGCTCAAGTTGTTTTGCCTTTTATCGATTCCACCAAATTAGCAGGATTTGCTTCCAACTTTGAAGGTGGTGGAATTGGTTCAATACTTAATGCATTTACAGGTGGAGCATTTGCTAACGCTTCGGTATTTGCCTTGGGTATTATGCCTTATATATCTGCAAGTATTGTTGTTCAATTAATGGGTATAGCGGTACCTTATTTACAGAAGCTACAAAAGGAAGGTGAATCAGGAAGACGTAAAATTAATCAGATTACAAGATGGTTGACCATCGGTATTTGTTTGGTTCAGGCTCCTAGTTATTTGTTGAGTTTAGGTTCTTTAGGTGTACCACCTGAGGCTTACCTTATCGACAATCAAACACTAATTCTTGTTGTAGGTACCATTATCTTAGTCACAGGATGTGTATTTGCTATGTGGTTAGGTGAAAAAATTACTGATAAAGGAATCGGTAACGGTATCTCCTTATTGATCATGGTTGGTATCATTGCGACACTTCCTCAAGCATTTGCTCAGGAGTTTGTATCCCGTTGGGAAGGTGTTGGTGGACCGTTTGTCATCATTATAGAAATAGTAATTTGGCTATTGGTCATTCTGGCATGTATTATGCTCGTTATGGCAGTGAGAAAAATTCCAGTGCAGTATGCTAGAAGAACAGCTTCTGGTGGATATGAAAAAAATGTATTTGGTTCAAGACAATATATTCCATTGAAATTAAATGCTTCAGGTGTAATGCCTATCATCTTTGCACAGGCCTTAATGTTTGTTCCACAAGCTTTAGGTCAATTGGAGTCAGATTGGGCAACATCAGTTGCAACAGCATTTGGTGATATATTTGGTTTTTGGTATAATTTGGTTTTTGCTGTATTAATTATTGTATTTACTTATTTCTATACAGCGATAACAGTACCTACTAATAAGATGTCAGATGATCTGAAGCGAAATGGTGGTTTTATTCCAGGAATTCGTCCAGGAACTGAAACATCAGAATATTTGGATAGAATCATGTCGCAGATTACGTTGCCTGGATCTATATTTCTTGCTTTGATAGCAATAGTTCCGGCATTTGTTTCCCTAATGGGAGTTACGCAATCATGGGCATTGTTTTATGGTGGAACATCTATGTTGATTATGGTTGGTGTCGCAATAGATACCATGCAACAGATCAATTCATATTTATTGAACAGACATTACGATGGTCTTATTAAGACCGGGAAAAACAGAAAAGCAGTAGCATAA
- the rplO gene encoding 50S ribosomal protein L15 — MGLDNLKPAEGSVKKSAKIIGRGQGSGKGGTATRGHKGAKSRSGYSKKIGFEGGQMPLQRRVPKFGFTNINRKDYKGINLDTLEAYHSEGRLSDTVTVEDLIRERLVNKNDLVKILGRGELKSTLNITAHKFTASAKAAIEKAGGKIETA; from the coding sequence ATGGGTCTAGATAATTTAAAACCTGCTGAAGGTTCAGTTAAGAAGTCTGCTAAGATTATTGGTCGCGGACAAGGTTCTGGTAAAGGTGGCACAGCAACAAGAGGTCATAAAGGAGCTAAGTCTCGTTCTGGTTATTCTAAAAAGATTGGTTTTGAAGGTGGTCAAATGCCACTTCAAAGACGTGTACCTAAGTTTGGTTTCACCAATATTAATCGTAAGGATTATAAGGGTATTAATCTTGATACCTTAGAAGCCTATCACTCTGAAGGTAGATTAAGCGACACCGTAACTGTAGAGGATTTGATAAGAGAAAGACTTGTTAATAAGAATGATCTTGTGAAGATTCTTGGAAGAGGAGAACTAAAATCTACTCTAAATATTACAGCTCATAAGTTTACCGCTTCCGCGAAAGCTGCCATAGAAAAGGCTGGCGGTAAAATAGAAACTGCATAA
- the rpmD gene encoding 50S ribosomal protein L30 — MAKLHVKKVRSAINRTARQKKTLQALGLHKMNQVVEHNDSPAVMGMIAKVSHLVTVEKA, encoded by the coding sequence ATGGCAAAATTACACGTCAAGAAAGTGCGTAGTGCAATTAATCGCACCGCACGTCAGAAAAAAACATTGCAAGCCTTAGGTTTGCACAAAATGAATCAAGTAGTCGAGCATAATGATTCACCTGCTGTCATGGGAATGATTGCAAAGGTGTCTCACTTAGTTACTGTAGAAAAAGCATAA
- the rpsE gene encoding 30S ribosomal protein S5: MYQKYKNIETVKPGGLDLKDRLVGVQRVTKVTKGGRAFGFSAIVVVGDENGVVGHGLGKSKEVSEAISKAVEDAKKNLVRIPLQKGTIPHEQKGKFGGARVLLLPAATGTGVIAGGAIRAVLEAVGVHDVLSKNQGSSNPHNVVKATFDALLQLRNAATVAKQRGVSIDKVFNG; encoded by the coding sequence ATGTATCAGAAGTATAAAAATATTGAAACGGTTAAACCAGGTGGATTAGATCTTAAGGATCGCCTTGTTGGTGTTCAACGTGTTACTAAAGTAACAAAAGGTGGTCGCGCCTTTGGTTTTTCTGCAATCGTAGTGGTTGGAGATGAAAACGGAGTAGTAGGTCATGGTCTTGGGAAATCTAAAGAGGTTTCTGAAGCCATTTCTAAGGCTGTTGAAGACGCTAAGAAAAACCTTGTTCGCATACCTTTACAAAAAGGAACGATACCTCATGAACAAAAGGGTAAGTTTGGTGGTGCTAGAGTTTTATTGCTTCCAGCAGCAACGGGTACAGGAGTTATCGCAGGTGGTGCAATACGTGCCGTACTGGAAGCGGTAGGTGTACATGACGTTCTTTCAAAGAATCAAGGTTCATCCAATCCTCACAACGTAGTAAAAGCTACCTTTGATGCCTTATTGCAGTTGCGTAATGCAGCGACAGTGGCAAAGCAAAGAGGTGTTTCAATAGATAAAGTATTTAACGGATAA
- the rplR gene encoding 50S ribosomal protein L18 codes for MAFSKSVRRQKIRRRIRKTVSGTANRPRLSVYRSNKEIYAQVINDVDGITIASASSRELKSAAPKKDAAKEVGVKIAEKAKAAGVESVSFDRGGYLYHGRVLSLAEGAREGGLKF; via the coding sequence ATGGCATTTTCAAAGTCAGTTAGAAGACAAAAGATCCGTCGTAGAATCAGAAAAACAGTTTCTGGTACTGCAAACCGTCCACGTCTATCAGTTTATCGTAGTAATAAAGAAATTTATGCTCAGGTAATTAATGATGTAGATGGAATAACGATTGCTTCAGCAAGTTCACGTGAGTTGAAATCTGCTGCACCTAAGAAGGATGCTGCAAAGGAAGTTGGAGTAAAAATTGCTGAGAAGGCTAAAGCGGCAGGTGTAGAGTCAGTATCATTTGATAGAGGTGGATATCTTTATCATGGTCGTGTACTATCTCTAGCTGAAGGAGCTCGTGAAGGCGGTTTGAAATTTTAA
- the rplF gene encoding 50S ribosomal protein L6, which yields MSRIGNNPVAIPSGVQVNVADGVINVEGKLGKLMQPFADVDIKVEDNEVFVTRPSDSKDHRAKHGLYRSLVNNMIEGVSVGWTKQLELVGVGYRASNQGQKLDLALGFSHNIVIDIAPEVKVETISEKGKNPVVKLTSFDKQLVGQVAAKIRAFRKPEPYKGKGIKFVGEIIRRKAGKSA from the coding sequence ATGTCTAGAATAGGAAATAATCCGGTAGCAATACCATCAGGAGTTCAAGTAAACGTTGCTGACGGTGTTATCAATGTAGAAGGTAAATTAGGTAAACTAATGCAACCATTTGCTGATGTGGATATCAAAGTTGAGGATAACGAAGTTTTTGTAACTCGTCCTTCTGATTCTAAAGATCATAGAGCAAAGCATGGTTTATACAGATCTTTAGTCAATAATATGATTGAAGGTGTATCAGTAGGTTGGACAAAGCAGTTAGAATTGGTTGGTGTAGGTTATAGAGCATCAAATCAAGGTCAAAAACTTGACTTGGCGTTAGGATTTTCACATAATATCGTTATTGATATTGCTCCTGAGGTAAAGGTTGAAACAATTTCAGAAAAAGGTAAGAATCCTGTTGTGAAGTTGACTTCATTTGATAAACAATTAGTTGGTCAAGTTGCTGCTAAAATTAGAGCTTTCAGAAAGCCTGAACCGTACAAAGGAAAAGGTATCAAGTTCGTAGGAGAAATAATTAGAAGAAAAGCTGGTAAATCAGCATAA
- the rpsH gene encoding 30S ribosomal protein S8 has translation MNTDPIADYLTRIRNAVRANHRVVEIPASNLKKEITKILFDQGYILSYKFMEQSTQDIIKIALKYDRDTKESVIKDIQRLSKPGLRKYAGSTELPRILNGLGIAIISTSKGVMTDKQARSENVGGEVLCYVY, from the coding sequence ATGAATACAGATCCAATAGCAGATTATTTAACTAGAATTCGTAACGCTGTGCGTGCGAACCATAGAGTAGTTGAGATACCAGCATCTAATTTGAAAAAAGAGATTACTAAAATCCTCTTTGATCAAGGATATATCCTAAGCTATAAATTTATGGAGCAATCCACTCAGGATATTATCAAAATTGCACTAAAGTACGATCGTGATACAAAGGAGTCCGTAATAAAAGATATCCAGCGTTTGTCTAAGCCCGGTCTTAGAAAATATGCAGGTTCTACTGAGCTTCCAAGAATTTTGAATGGTTTAGGTATTGCTATCATTTCTACATCTAAGGGTGTTATGACTGATAAGCAAGCTAGATCTGAAAACGTTGGTGGCGAGGTTCTTTGTTACGTTTATTAA
- the rpsN gene encoding 30S ribosomal protein S14 gives MAKESMKARERKREALVEKYAEKRKALKEAGDYEELQKLPKNSSPVRLHNRCKLTGRPKGYMRQFGLSRVMFREMANKGLIPGVKKASW, from the coding sequence ATGGCAAAAGAATCAATGAAAGCGCGTGAGCGCAAAAGAGAGGCACTTGTAGAGAAATACGCTGAAAAGCGTAAGGCTCTAAAAGAAGCTGGAGATTATGAAGAGCTTCAAAAATTGCCTAAAAATTCATCACCGGTAAGATTACATAATAGATGTAAGTTAACGGGTCGCCCTAAGGGTTACATGAGACAATTTGGTTTATCTCGAGTAATGTTTAGAGAAATGGCAAATAAGGGATTAATACCTGGTGTTAAAAAAGCTAGTTGGTAA
- the rplE gene encoding 50S ribosomal protein L5, whose amino-acid sequence MSYVPRLKEEYKERIAASLKDEFGYSNVMEIPKLQKIVLSRGVGAAVADKKLIDYAVDELTMITGQKAVATLSKKDVASFKLRKGMPIGAKVTLRGERMYEFLDRLITVALPRVRDFQGIKATGFDGRGNYNLGITEQIIFPEINIDKVNKIAGMDITFVTSAETDKEAKSLLTELGLPFKKN is encoded by the coding sequence ATGTCATACGTTCCAAGACTTAAGGAAGAATATAAAGAGCGCATTGCTGCTTCACTTAAAGATGAGTTTGGTTATTCCAATGTTATGGAAATTCCTAAGCTTCAAAAGATTGTTTTGAGTAGAGGAGTTGGTGCTGCTGTAGCTGATAAAAAGTTAATTGACTATGCGGTTGATGAACTTACAATGATTACAGGCCAGAAAGCGGTTGCTACTTTATCTAAGAAAGATGTTGCTTCTTTCAAATTAAGAAAGGGCATGCCTATTGGAGCTAAAGTAACTCTAAGAGGAGAACGCATGTATGAATTTTTGGATCGTCTTATTACCGTTGCGTTGCCAAGGGTAAGAGATTTTCAAGGAATCAAGGCAACTGGCTTTGATGGACGTGGAAATTATAATCTTGGGATTACAGAACAAATTATTTTTCCAGAAATCAATATTGATAAAGTAAATAAGATTGCTGGTATGGACATTACGTTCGTTACTAGTGCTGAAACAGATAAAGAGGCTAAATCATTGCTTACAGAGTTAGGTTTACCTTTTAAAAAGAACTAA
- the rplX gene encoding 50S ribosomal protein L24, whose translation MGKLKIKSGDTVRVIAGEHKGSEGKVTKVILDKNKAIVEGVNMVSKHEKPSATNPQGGIKEKEAAIQVSNLSLIDGNGKSTRVGYKIENGKKVRIARTTKEDI comes from the coding sequence ATGGGAAAATTGAAAATAAAATCTGGAGATACTGTAAGAGTAATTGCTGGTGAGCACAAAGGTTCAGAAGGCAAGGTTACTAAAGTAATTTTGGATAAAAATAAAGCCATCGTGGAAGGTGTAAATATGGTTTCTAAACATGAGAAGCCTAGTGCAACTAACCCACAGGGAGGTATTAAAGAAAAAGAAGCTGCTATACAGGTTTCTAATCTTTCTCTTATTGATGGTAATGGTAAGTCTACTCGCGTAGGTTACAAAATTGAGAATGGTAAAAAGGTACGTATTGCACGTACAACTAAAGAAGATATATAG
- the rplN gene encoding 50S ribosomal protein L14, with translation MLQQESRLKVADNTGAKEVLCIRVLGGTKRRYASVGDKIVVSVKEATPNGNIKKGAVSTAVVVRTKKEVRRPDGSYIRFDDNACVLLNPNSEMRGTRVFGPVARELRDRQFMKIVSLAPEVL, from the coding sequence ATGTTACAACAGGAATCAAGATTAAAGGTCGCAGACAATACTGGAGCTAAAGAGGTTCTATGTATTCGTGTATTAGGTGGAACTAAAAGACGTTATGCATCAGTAGGAGATAAGATAGTTGTTTCTGTTAAAGAAGCTACTCCTAATGGAAATATCAAAAAAGGAGCTGTATCAACAGCAGTTGTTGTTCGTACTAAGAAAGAGGTTCGTCGTCCAGACGGGTCTTATATTAGATTTGACGATAACGCATGTGTTCTTTTAAATCCTAACTCAGAAATGCGCGGCACGCGTGTATTTGGACCAGTGGCAAGAGAATTACGTGATAGACAGTTCATGAAGATTGTTTCACTTGCTCCTGAAGTATTATAA
- the rpsQ gene encoding 30S ribosomal protein S17, with protein MEERNLRKERIGVVRSSKMDKSIVVAEVKRQKHPMYGKFVLNTKKYVAHDEKNECNEGDTVRIMETRPLSKTKTWRLVEILERAK; from the coding sequence ATGGAAGAAAGAAACTTAAGAAAAGAGCGTATCGGTGTTGTCCGTAGCAGTAAAATGGATAAGTCCATAGTTGTTGCTGAAGTAAAAAGACAGAAGCACCCTATGTACGGTAAATTCGTATTGAATACTAAGAAGTACGTAGCTCATGATGAAAAGAATGAGTGTAATGAAGGTGATACGGTTCGTATCATGGAAACTCGTCCACTTAGTAAAACAAAGACTTGGAGACTTGTCGAAATTTTAGAAAGAGCTAAATAA
- the rpmC gene encoding 50S ribosomal protein L29 codes for MKQSEVKGYSQEELKDRLAESQKAYADLKRTHIVSPLENPSQITKMRKTIARLKTALNNS; via the coding sequence ATGAAACAATCAGAAGTTAAAGGATATTCTCAAGAAGAATTGAAAGATAGACTCGCAGAGTCGCAAAAAGCATATGCTGATTTGAAGCGTACACATATTGTATCTCCATTGGAAAATCCATCGCAGATTACAAAAATGCGCAAAACGATTGCAAGACTTAAAACAGCACTTAATAATTCATAA
- the rplP gene encoding 50S ribosomal protein L16, with protein MLQPRKTKFRKQQKGRMKGDSGRGNQLAYGTFGIKSLDSEFINSRQIEAARIAATRFMKREGSLWIKIFPDKPITKKPLEVRMGKGKGAVEYWAAVVKPGRILFEVSGVPLATAQEALRLAAQKLPVKTKFIVARDYQE; from the coding sequence ATGTTACAACCTAGAAAAACAAAATTTAGAAAGCAGCAGAAAGGCCGCATGAAAGGAGATTCTGGTAGAGGTAACCAGCTAGCTTATGGTACATTTGGTATCAAGTCTCTGGACTCAGAATTTATAAATTCACGTCAAATAGAAGCTGCTCGTATCGCTGCAACTAGATTTATGAAACGTGAAGGTTCTTTATGGATAAAGATATTTCCAGATAAGCCTATTACTAAAAAGCCTCTTGAGGTTCGTATGGGTAAAGGTAAAGGTGCTGTTGAATATTGGGCTGCTGTCGTTAAACCAGGAAGAATATTGTTCGAAGTATCTGGTGTACCATTGGCAACTGCTCAGGAGGCTTTACGATTAGCCGCTCAGAAATTACCAGTGAAAACTAAGTTTATAGTCGCTCGCGATTATCAAGAATAA
- the rpsC gene encoding 30S ribosomal protein S3, protein MGQKTNPIGNRLGIIRGWESNWYGGNDYGDKLAEDDKLRKYIHARLAKASVSRIIIERTLKLVTITIMTARPGIIIGKGGQEVDRLKEELKKISGKDVQINIHEIKRPELDAHLVGASVARQIENRISYRRAIKMAIAAAMRMNAEGIKIQISGRLNGAEMARSESYKDGRIPLSTFRADIDYALVEAHTTYGRIGVKVWIMKGEVYGKRELSPLAGLSKKQGKSGGADRGNSRRRRK, encoded by the coding sequence ATGGGACAGAAAACAAATCCAATAGGTAACAGATTAGGAATCATCCGTGGGTGGGAATCTAACTGGTATGGAGGTAACGATTATGGAGATAAGCTTGCAGAAGATGATAAGCTTAGAAAGTATATCCATGCTCGTTTAGCTAAGGCTAGCGTTTCAAGAATTATTATTGAGCGTACTCTTAAGCTGGTTACTATAACTATAATGACTGCACGTCCTGGTATTATCATCGGTAAAGGTGGTCAGGAAGTTGATCGTTTGAAAGAGGAATTGAAGAAGATATCTGGAAAAGATGTTCAAATCAACATCCATGAGATCAAACGTCCAGAGTTGGACGCTCATTTAGTAGGCGCTAGCGTTGCTCGTCAGATAGAGAATCGTATTTCTTATAGGCGTGCTATCAAGATGGCAATTGCAGCTGCAATGAGAATGAACGCTGAAGGTATTAAGATTCAAATCTCTGGTAGATTGAATGGTGCTGAAATGGCACGTAGTGAATCCTATAAAGATGGACGTATACCGCTTTCCACTTTTAGAGCAGATATCGACTATGCATTAGTTGAGGCTCATACTACTTATGGTAGAATTGGTGTGAAAGTATGGATTATGAAAGGTGAAGTTTATGGTAAGCGTGAGCTTTCTCCATTAGCAGGTCTTTCAAAGAAACAAGGTAAATCAGGTGGTGCCGATCGTGGAAACAGTCGTCGTCGTAGAAAATAA
- the rplV gene encoding 50S ribosomal protein L22 yields MGVRKRQMAERLKEEKKSIAFAKLNNCPTSPRKMRLVADIIRGKKVEDALNILKFSSKEAARRLDKLVLSAISNWQAKNEEGDVADAGLFIKEIRVDGGTMLKRLRPAPQGRAHRIRKRSNHVTLVLGESNTEKN; encoded by the coding sequence ATGGGAGTTCGTAAAAGACAAATGGCCGAAAGGTTAAAGGAAGAAAAGAAGAGTATAGCTTTTGCAAAATTGAATAATTGCCCAACCTCTCCTCGCAAAATGAGATTGGTTGCTGATATTATTCGCGGGAAGAAAGTAGAGGATGCTTTAAATATCCTTAAGTTTTCTTCTAAGGAAGCAGCGAGACGCTTAGATAAGCTAGTATTATCTGCGATTTCTAACTGGCAAGCAAAGAATGAAGAAGGTGATGTTGCAGACGCAGGTTTGTTTATCAAAGAAATAAGAGTCGATGGTGGGACAATGCTTAAGAGATTAAGACCAGCTCCTCAAGGTCGTGCTCACAGAATAAGAAAAAGATCTAACCATGTCACTCTTGTGTTGGGTGAATCCAATACTGAGAAGAACTAG
- the rpsS gene encoding 30S ribosomal protein S19, translating to MARSLKKGPYVFHKLESKVAQNVESGKKTVIKTWSRASMITPDFVGQTIAVHNGRQFVPVYVTENMVGHKLGEFSPTRSYRGHAAAKNKGKK from the coding sequence ATGGCTCGTTCATTAAAAAAAGGACCTTATGTATTTCATAAGTTGGAATCTAAGGTGGCTCAAAATGTTGAGTCTGGAAAGAAAACAGTAATAAAGACATGGTCTCGTGCATCTATGATCACGCCAGACTTTGTTGGACAAACTATAGCAGTTCATAACGGAAGACAATTTGTTCCCGTTTATGTAACAGAAAATATGGTAGGACACAAGTTGGGAGAATTTTCTCCTACTCGCTCTTATCGTGGACACGCGGCTGCTAAGAATAAGGGAAAAAAATAA
- the rplB gene encoding 50S ribosomal protein L2, with protein sequence MSVRKLKPVTPGQRFRVVNGYDAITTDKPEKSLLAPNKRSGGRNAKGRMTMRYLGGGHKRRYRIIDFKRNRHGVPATVATIEYDPNRTAFIALVNYQDGEKRYVIAQNGLQVGQNIVSGDSVAPEVGNAMKLANIPLGSIVSCIELRPGQGAVIARSAGSFAQLMARDGKYATVKMPSGEIRLILQECLATIGAISNSDHQLVVGGKAGRSRWLGRRPRTRPVAMNPVDHPMGGGEGRASGGHPRSRNGVPAKGYRTRDLNKASTQYILERRKK encoded by the coding sequence ATGTCAGTAAGAAAATTAAAACCTGTAACTCCAGGGCAGCGATTTAGAGTTGTGAATGGCTATGACGCCATCACGACTGATAAGCCGGAGAAGAGTCTTCTCGCTCCGAACAAACGCTCTGGTGGACGTAATGCAAAAGGTCGTATGACCATGCGTTACTTAGGTGGTGGACATAAGCGTCGCTACCGTATCATTGATTTCAAAAGAAATCGTCATGGTGTACCTGCTACTGTAGCTACTATTGAATATGATCCTAATAGAACTGCGTTTATCGCGTTAGTTAATTATCAGGATGGTGAAAAGCGTTATGTGATTGCACAAAACGGTTTGCAAGTAGGACAGAATATTGTTTCTGGAGATAGTGTTGCACCAGAAGTTGGAAACGCAATGAAGCTTGCGAATATACCTTTGGGGTCAATTGTTAGCTGTATTGAATTGAGACCTGGACAAGGAGCGGTTATCGCTCGTAGTGCTGGATCATTTGCTCAACTTATGGCAAGAGATGGTAAATACGCTACGGTGAAAATGCCTTCTGGAGAAATTAGATTAATACTTCAAGAGTGTCTAGCGACTATAGGTGCTATTTCAAACAGTGATCATCAACTAGTAGTAGGTGGTAAAGCTGGTAGAAGTAGATGGTTAGGAAGAAGACCTAGAACAAGACCAGTTGCGATGAACCCAGTCGATCACCCTATGGGTGGTGGTGAAGGTCGTGCCTCTGGAGGTCACCCAAGATCTCGTAATGGTGTTCCTGCTAAAGGTTATCGTACACGTGACTTGAACAAGGCTAGTACTCAATATATTTTAGAACGTAGAAAGAAATAA
- the rplW gene encoding 50S ribosomal protein L23, with protein MSILIKPIITEKATSDSELLNRYGFEVSPKANKVQIKKEVEEVYGVTVLKVRTMNTRIARKTKHTKTGTQVGKTSAVKKAFVQLKDGDTIDLYSNL; from the coding sequence ATGAGCATTTTAATAAAACCCATAATTACGGAAAAAGCAACTAGCGATAGTGAGCTATTGAATCGATATGGTTTTGAGGTGTCTCCCAAGGCTAATAAAGTTCAAATTAAGAAAGAAGTTGAAGAGGTGTATGGTGTAACCGTTCTTAAAGTAAGAACTATGAACACTAGAATAGCTCGCAAGACTAAACATACTAAAACAGGGACGCAGGTTGGTAAAACATCAGCAGTTAAGAAAGCTTTTGTACAACTCAAGGATGGTGATACCATCGATCTTTATAGTAATCTATAA
- the rplD gene encoding 50S ribosomal protein L4, whose translation MKVAVIDIKGKETGRQIDLSDDVFGIEPNDHAIYLDVKQYQANQRQGTHKAKQRAEIVGSTRKIKKQKGTGTARAGSIKSPIFRGGGRIFGPVPRDYSFKLNKGQKRLARKSALSLKASEGNLQVVENFTFDAPKTSDFKNVLNGLGLSDKKSLFVLGESNNNVYLSSRNLKGVEVITHSELSTYKIMNANNLVVLEGSLDGIQENLSK comes from the coding sequence ATGAAGGTAGCAGTTATAGACATTAAAGGAAAAGAAACAGGTCGTCAGATAGACTTATCAGATGATGTGTTCGGAATTGAGCCTAATGATCACGCTATCTATTTAGATGTAAAGCAATATCAGGCAAATCAACGTCAGGGTACTCACAAGGCTAAGCAAAGAGCTGAGATTGTAGGTAGTACTCGTAAGATCAAAAAACAAAAGGGAACAGGTACAGCACGTGCAGGATCTATTAAGTCACCAATATTTAGAGGTGGTGGTAGAATTTTTGGTCCAGTACCAAGAGATTATTCTTTCAAATTGAATAAAGGTCAAAAGCGTTTAGCACGTAAAAGTGCTTTGAGTTTGAAGGCTTCAGAAGGTAATCTTCAGGTAGTTGAGAACTTTACATTTGATGCTCCTAAAACTAGTGATTTTAAGAATGTTTTGAATGGTTTAGGTCTTTCTGATAAAAAATCATTGTTTGTGTTGGGTGAATCAAATAATAATGTATATTTGTCTTCGCGAAATTTGAAGGGTGTTGAAGTTATAACTCACTCAGAATTAAGCACTTACAAGATAATGAACGCCAACAATTTGGTTGTCTTGGAAGGTTCTCTAGACGGAATTCAGGAAAACTTAAGTAAATAA